In Deltaproteobacteria bacterium, a single genomic region encodes these proteins:
- a CDS encoding DUF1592 domain-containing protein, which produces MRRIPSPRGMGTLALGCALLVPGCYSGLSGQAGDAASGAEGGGTDAGTAGSGADGGSSDGGVPEGECAAIPAAPLRRLTPAQYRNTMRDLFGDPDFDPSYADLADITSELGVRQLRSDAEAMVSRKASWTKPVFPCDTSGAADEACVDSFITDFGRRALRHAVTEEERATLRATYDAALAELGFADAMDALLMAMLQSPAFVYHFEVGTDVPDAPGLRKLDPNELASRLSYLLWDSLPDDELFAAADAGDLDSEAGLREQVQRMLADTRTDAKLQHFVSDWLQLDGGKLHFPLEETTKDAALFPDYDASLQAAMRIEHEALVRRVFFEQGGDFEALLTTRDAYVNASLAELYGVPGPADDDTWAWVELPAGERAGLLTRAAFLTVYAASKAQSPIRRGVFVVKEMMCLHLGDPPANVDNTPVDGGENVDENGNPIVRTVREETELRTAGGSCTGCHGVINPVGFSFEHYDAIGRWQDQELVSGKPIDASGELVGDIEGAVDGALQTSERLAGSTMVRECFADRWAMLALGVEGSALDPCTQRDVRDRFVETGDMHELLITLVTSDGFRYFSTEGQ; this is translated from the coding sequence ATGCGACGGATTCCAAGTCCCCGCGGGATGGGCACGCTCGCGCTCGGCTGCGCGCTGCTGGTCCCGGGCTGCTACTCGGGCCTCTCGGGCCAGGCCGGCGATGCGGCCTCGGGCGCCGAGGGTGGTGGCACCGATGCCGGTACGGCCGGTAGCGGGGCCGATGGCGGCAGCTCCGACGGCGGTGTGCCCGAAGGCGAGTGCGCGGCGATTCCCGCGGCCCCGCTGCGACGCCTCACGCCTGCGCAGTACCGCAACACGATGCGCGATCTCTTCGGCGACCCCGACTTCGATCCGAGCTACGCCGACCTCGCCGACATCACCAGCGAGCTCGGCGTCCGCCAGCTGCGCAGCGACGCCGAGGCGATGGTCTCGCGCAAGGCCAGCTGGACCAAGCCGGTGTTCCCCTGCGACACCAGCGGCGCCGCCGACGAGGCCTGCGTCGACAGCTTCATCACGGACTTCGGCCGCCGCGCGCTGCGACACGCGGTGACCGAAGAGGAGCGCGCGACGCTGCGCGCCACCTACGACGCCGCACTCGCCGAGCTGGGCTTCGCCGACGCGATGGACGCGCTGCTGATGGCGATGCTGCAGAGCCCCGCCTTCGTCTACCACTTCGAGGTCGGCACCGACGTGCCCGACGCCCCGGGCCTGCGCAAGCTCGACCCCAACGAGCTGGCCTCGCGCCTGAGCTACCTGCTGTGGGACAGCCTGCCGGACGACGAGCTGTTCGCGGCGGCCGACGCCGGCGATCTCGACAGCGAGGCCGGGCTGCGCGAGCAGGTGCAGCGGATGCTGGCCGACACGCGCACCGACGCCAAGCTGCAGCACTTCGTCTCCGACTGGCTGCAGCTCGACGGCGGCAAGCTGCACTTCCCGCTCGAGGAGACGACCAAGGACGCCGCGCTGTTCCCCGACTACGACGCGTCGCTGCAGGCCGCGATGCGCATCGAGCACGAGGCGCTGGTACGCCGGGTGTTCTTCGAGCAAGGTGGCGACTTCGAGGCGCTGCTCACGACCCGCGACGCCTACGTGAACGCCTCGCTCGCGGAGCTCTACGGCGTGCCCGGGCCGGCCGACGACGATACCTGGGCGTGGGTCGAGCTGCCCGCCGGCGAGCGTGCGGGGCTGCTGACGCGGGCCGCGTTCCTCACGGTGTACGCCGCTTCGAAGGCGCAGTCGCCGATCCGGCGCGGCGTGTTCGTGGTGAAGGAGATGATGTGCCTGCACCTCGGTGACCCACCGGCGAACGTCGACAACACCCCGGTCGATGGTGGTGAAAACGTCGACGAGAACGGCAATCCCATCGTCCGCACCGTGCGCGAAGAGACCGAGCTGCGCACTGCGGGCGGCAGCTGCACCGGCTGCCACGGCGTGATCAACCCGGTCGGGTTCTCGTTCGAGCACTACGACGCGATCGGTCGCTGGCAGGACCAAGAGCTCGTCAGCGGCAAGCCGATCGACGCCAGCGGCGAGCTGGTGGGCGACATCGAGGGTGCGGTCGACGGCGCGCTGCAGACCAGCGAGCGCCTGGCCGGCAGCACCATGGTGCGCGAGTGCTTCGCCGATCGCTGGGCCATGCTCGCGCTCGGCGTCGAGGGCTCTGCGCTGGACCCTTGCACGCAGCGCGACGTCCGCGATCGGTTCGTCGAGACCGGCGACATGCACGAGCTGCTCATCACCTTGGTCACCAGCGACGGCTTCCGATACTTCTCGACGGAGGGGCAGTGA
- a CDS encoding VOC family protein, giving the protein MPTARLAHAFLFVCDLERMIDFYVRALDFTREDTADAGFVMLRGPAGGDLALHRVPDHVAEAIALTSPAAWREESAMKLSFATDDLAGQRQRVLDHGGQAKAPWSWDGREYCECADPEGNIVQLLAPARPHGG; this is encoded by the coding sequence ATGCCGACCGCCCGTCTCGCGCACGCGTTCCTGTTCGTCTGCGATCTCGAGCGCATGATCGACTTCTACGTCCGCGCACTGGACTTCACGCGCGAGGACACCGCGGACGCCGGCTTCGTGATGCTGCGCGGGCCCGCGGGGGGCGACCTCGCGCTGCACCGCGTACCCGACCACGTCGCGGAGGCGATCGCTCTCACCTCGCCAGCCGCGTGGCGCGAGGAGTCGGCGATGAAGCTGAGCTTCGCGACCGACGATCTCGCAGGGCAGCGACAGCGCGTCCTCGACCACGGAGGTCAGGCGAAGGCGCCGTGGTCGTGGGACGGGCGCGAGTACTGCGAGTGCGCGGACCCCGAGGGCAACATCGTGCAGCTGCTCGCGCCCGCGCGACCCCACGGCGGGTGA